A genome region from Fervidobacterium changbaicum includes the following:
- the rsmG gene encoding 16S rRNA (guanine(527)-N(7))-methyltransferase RsmG — MEKMELVKRYVKELIDSPVNLVGFKDFNEAFHNLYMDSVIAVKPEDLGAEFLDVGTGGGVPGVFLAIEFGAKGLLIDSVCKKIDYVKKLCEQLEIKNVELMCIRAEELKKAGNFREHFDSAVSRAVSKIATVLELTAPYVKVGGNVLLYKGPGYTEELGQSVNAMKELGVKLVETRKYTILGKDRFLLVFEKFAPTPERYPRKTGIPEKRPIR, encoded by the coding sequence ATGGAAAAAATGGAACTTGTAAAAAGGTACGTTAAAGAACTTATTGACTCCCCTGTGAACCTTGTTGGTTTCAAAGACTTCAATGAAGCCTTCCATAACCTTTACATGGATTCTGTAATTGCCGTAAAACCAGAAGATTTGGGTGCTGAATTTTTGGATGTGGGCACTGGCGGCGGTGTCCCTGGTGTATTTCTTGCTATAGAATTCGGCGCTAAAGGACTTCTGATAGACAGTGTATGCAAAAAAATAGACTATGTGAAAAAATTGTGCGAACAACTGGAAATCAAAAATGTTGAATTAATGTGCATCAGAGCGGAAGAACTGAAAAAAGCTGGGAATTTTAGAGAACATTTTGACAGCGCAGTGTCAAGAGCGGTCTCAAAGATAGCAACGGTTTTAGAACTCACCGCACCTTATGTCAAAGTTGGAGGAAATGTTCTACTCTACAAAGGGCCAGGTTATACAGAAGAGTTGGGTCAGTCTGTAAATGCCATGAAAGAACTTGGTGTAAAATTGGTCGAGACGAGAAAATACACCATTTTAGGCAAAGACAGATTCTTGCTTGTCTTCGAAAAATTCGCTCCAACACCGGAAAGATATCCTAGAAAAACGGGAATTCCCGAAAAAAGACCGATCAGATAA
- a CDS encoding WecB/TagA/CpsF family glycosyltransferase, whose translation MTNVRFYDYNVLCGKAGEVRGHLVELIERGEKLFVVTLNSQIFLKAEQIPDYREALEHASFHLPDGAGVVWAIKRHCGVDTDRIPGIDTMVYLCKEAVARKWTVYLLGTRPDVIPKTAENLKKQGVNVVGYHHGYFEDQTPAEEIERLRPDLLFVGMGTPRQELWIHQHKHLPFKLAMGVGGSFDVIAGVKKRAPQLFQKLRLEWFYRWLNEPIARARVPIDVAKFFFKVVLDGKNGTCKKVR comes from the coding sequence TTGACGAACGTAAGGTTTTACGACTACAATGTCCTTTGTGGAAAGGCTGGAGAAGTCAGGGGACATCTTGTTGAACTCATAGAAAGAGGCGAAAAGCTCTTTGTCGTAACGCTAAATAGCCAGATTTTCCTAAAAGCAGAGCAGATCCCTGACTATAGAGAGGCGTTGGAGCATGCTTCTTTTCATCTTCCAGATGGAGCGGGAGTTGTTTGGGCGATAAAGAGGCATTGTGGTGTCGATACAGATAGGATACCTGGCATTGACACAATGGTTTATCTTTGCAAAGAAGCGGTGGCTAGAAAGTGGACGGTCTACCTGTTAGGCACAAGACCTGATGTTATACCAAAGACCGCCGAGAATTTGAAAAAGCAGGGTGTAAACGTTGTGGGTTACCACCACGGCTACTTCGAAGACCAAACGCCGGCTGAGGAGATTGAAAGATTAAGACCTGACCTTTTGTTTGTTGGAATGGGGACTCCCAGACAAGAACTCTGGATACACCAGCACAAACACCTTCCGTTCAAACTTGCTATGGGTGTTGGTGGCAGTTTTGATGTTATCGCGGGCGTTAAAAAGCGTGCACCACAACTATTCCAAAAACTACGTCTTGAGTGGTTCTACAGATGGTTGAACGAACCAATCGCACGAGCTCGCGTCCCGATTGATGTTGCAAAATTCTTTTTCAAGGTGGTTCTTGATGGAAAAAATGGAACTTGTAAAAAGGTACGTTAA
- the queD gene encoding 6-carboxytetrahydropterin synthase QueD, which yields MLCVVKEFTFDAAHNLVQYHGKCEKLHGHTYKLQIIVCGEKDEEGMVIDFVELKEIVKKEVLNYLDHAYINEIIPQPSAENIAEWIWDRLEKHLTTKRYKLSEVRLWETPTSFVIYRKD from the coding sequence ATGTTGTGCGTGGTTAAAGAATTCACGTTCGATGCTGCACACAACTTGGTACAGTATCACGGTAAATGTGAAAAGTTGCATGGACATACTTATAAACTACAGATCATCGTTTGTGGGGAGAAAGATGAGGAAGGGATGGTCATTGATTTCGTTGAGCTCAAAGAGATAGTGAAAAAGGAAGTACTGAACTATTTAGACCATGCCTACATAAACGAAATAATACCGCAACCGAGTGCTGAGAACATAGCGGAATGGATATGGGACAGGTTAGAAAAGCACCTCACAACGAAGAGGTACAAGCTTTCAGAAGTCAGATTGTGGGAAACACCGACATCGTTTGTGATTTACAGAAAAGACTGA
- the hpt gene encoding hypoxanthine phosphoribosyltransferase: protein MIEVMISNEQIRQRVKELGKEITEYYKDKTDTLHAVCVLKGSIHFFSELVQNIEMNVEYSFIQVSSYSGVSSTGRIRVKSWIDEPIEGRYVIVVEDILDTGLTLSYILEYLKRYRPADLKVVTLLKKLGRTPQVNPDFMGFEIEDKFVIGYGLDYNEKYRNLPYIGWVKGDIK from the coding sequence TTGATAGAAGTTATGATATCCAACGAACAAATCAGGCAACGCGTAAAAGAACTCGGAAAGGAAATTACAGAATATTACAAAGACAAAACCGACACACTCCATGCTGTGTGTGTTTTGAAAGGTTCAATCCATTTTTTTAGCGAGCTTGTGCAGAATATAGAGATGAACGTAGAATACTCGTTTATTCAGGTCTCCAGCTACTCTGGTGTTTCCTCAACGGGACGTATTAGGGTGAAAAGCTGGATAGATGAGCCAATAGAAGGAAGGTACGTTATTGTAGTTGAGGATATTCTCGACACAGGACTGACACTTTCGTATATACTTGAATACCTGAAGAGGTATCGACCAGCGGACCTAAAAGTTGTAACGTTGCTGAAAAAGCTTGGCAGAACTCCTCAAGTTAATCCCGACTTCATGGGTTTTGAGATAGAAGATAAATTCGTAATAGGTTACGGGCTTGATTACAACGAAAAATACAGGAATCTACCGTACATAGGATGGGTAAAGGGAGATATTAAGTGA
- the mnmA gene encoding tRNA 2-thiouridine(34) synthase MnmA, giving the protein MSTGFNKKGVKVGVLLSGGVDSAVALYLLLKEGYDVTAYHMKTVKDELYITKEIKHKVCCSPSDTFDAQMIAKKFGVPFKIVHVEDVFKEKIVDYFINENLLGRTPNPCFFCNEYIKFGVVMDIALRDGMEYVASGHYARIIDGHLYKAVDESKDQSYFLASIRKEKLERIILPNGNYTKDEIRKIAQQQGIHVAQKVDSQDLCFLPDNDLKAFFKDAGIEVKQGNIITTDGRIIGKHEGLPFYTIGQRKLGIAAGSKFYVRAKNVEGNFILVAPVDELYDKHMVVSDLNLYDELPNEFRATVKIRKKFKEVGCTVRYEKEKGGRLFVTFDEPTFAVTPGQIAVFYDGPKVVCSGVIQ; this is encoded by the coding sequence TTGAGTACTGGGTTCAATAAAAAAGGAGTCAAAGTAGGTGTTTTACTTAGCGGTGGTGTTGATAGCGCGGTTGCGCTGTATTTGCTTTTGAAAGAAGGGTACGACGTAACCGCTTATCACATGAAGACTGTGAAGGATGAACTTTATATAACCAAAGAAATAAAACACAAAGTCTGCTGTAGTCCATCTGATACATTCGATGCCCAGATGATTGCGAAAAAATTCGGTGTTCCGTTTAAGATAGTTCATGTCGAAGATGTGTTCAAAGAAAAGATAGTAGATTACTTCATAAACGAGAACCTTCTTGGACGGACCCCGAATCCCTGCTTTTTCTGTAATGAATACATAAAGTTCGGTGTTGTCATGGATATTGCATTAAGAGATGGAATGGAGTATGTGGCATCCGGACACTATGCAAGGATAATAGATGGTCATTTGTACAAAGCAGTTGACGAAAGTAAGGATCAGTCGTATTTTTTAGCTTCAATCAGGAAGGAGAAATTAGAAAGAATAATTCTACCAAACGGGAATTACACGAAAGATGAGATAAGGAAAATCGCTCAACAGCAGGGCATACATGTTGCTCAAAAGGTAGACTCCCAAGATTTATGCTTCTTACCTGACAACGACTTGAAGGCGTTTTTCAAAGATGCCGGAATTGAAGTCAAACAGGGAAATATCATTACAACCGACGGGAGAATTATCGGAAAGCATGAAGGATTACCATTTTACACGATAGGTCAAAGGAAACTCGGTATAGCCGCTGGAAGTAAATTTTACGTGAGGGCCAAAAACGTTGAAGGCAATTTTATTTTAGTTGCTCCAGTTGACGAGCTTTACGACAAGCACATGGTCGTTTCTGATTTAAACCTATACGACGAATTGCCAAATGAGTTCCGAGCTACTGTGAAGATACGAAAAAAGTTTAAAGAGGTGGGTTGCACAGTCAGGTACGAAAAGGAAAAAGGTGGAAGGCTCTTTGTAACGTTCGATGAACCAACTTTCGCAGTAACACCTGGCCAGATCGCAGTCTTCTACGATGGTCCAAAGGTGGTTTGCTCGGGAGTAATTCAGTAA
- a CDS encoding RrF2 family transcriptional regulator yields the protein MAITMKSEYAIKIMILIGLENRRVNAREIVKRCRAKLPLEFAEKILADLARNGILKAYRGRGGGYELAKGTEEITVYDIVTAVDNPTDAIKCFVDVDPTQESPETCTVNKIWEVVLEKMEDTLKSIKLKNLIEDYKARCNI from the coding sequence TTGGCTATCACAATGAAGAGTGAGTACGCGATAAAGATAATGATATTAATAGGCTTAGAGAATAGGCGTGTAAACGCACGTGAAATAGTTAAGAGATGCCGAGCGAAGTTGCCGCTTGAGTTTGCGGAAAAAATTCTGGCAGACCTTGCAAGAAACGGCATACTGAAAGCTTACAGAGGAAGAGGCGGTGGTTATGAACTCGCAAAAGGCACCGAAGAGATAACGGTCTACGATATCGTTACTGCTGTGGATAACCCAACTGATGCCATTAAATGCTTTGTCGATGTGGACCCAACTCAAGAGAGTCCTGAGACTTGCACGGTTAACAAAATCTGGGAAGTCGTTTTGGAAAAAATGGAAGACACGCTTAAGAGCATTAAGCTCAAAAATTTGATTGAAGATTACAAAGCGAGGTGCAATATTTGA
- a CDS encoding Ig-like domain-containing protein, with protein MDKLILKVLILFTVVFLLSCTPMTDNTPPSVSITSPTNNSYVSGTISVVVDATDANGISKVEFYVNTTKVSEKTTAPYTFNLNTTSYSDGQYTLKAVAYDRAGNTKEASVSVKIDNTPPSVSITSPTNNSYVSGTISVTADATDANGISKVEFYVNTTKVSEKTTAPYTFNLNTTGYSDGQYTLKAVAYDGSGKSSETSITVKVDNTPPSVSITAPENNADLSGTMSVNVDASDGNGISKVELYLNTSKLGEKTTAPYTFNLNTTNYNDGQYTLKAIACDNAGNKKEASISIRIDNLAPSVSITSPENNAYVSGTIDVNVDASDGNGISKAELYLNTTKLGEKTTAPYTFSLNTTTYSDGQYTLKAIAYDNVGKQNETSLTITIDNKAPSVSITSPTNNELLSGTINVTVDAHDENGISRVELYLNETKIAEKTSMPYTFSVDTVKYPRGKYTLKAVAYDVAANSEIAQVVIYIANEPEGTPKWEFKTSGDVKGCPAIGSDGTIYVGSYDNYLYAINPDGTQKWKFKTGGYVYSSPAIGPDGTIYVGSYDKYLYAINPDGTQKWKFETGFPIYSSPAIGPDGTIYVGSNDDYLYAINPDGTEKWKFETGLGIYYSSPAIGSDGTIYVGSADDHLYAINQNGTQKWKYKTGGDVLSSPAIGADGTIYMVSSDGYLYAINPNGALKWKLKIASYISSYYVSSSPAIGPDGTIYVGSRDHNLYAINPDGTEKWKFSTGSSIYSSPAVGFDGGAIYVGSDDDYLYAINPDGTEKWKVKTGYNVSSSPTIGPDGIVYVGSDDDYLHAIYVKPFVGLADSPWPKFRRNLKNTGNVSDSLQ; from the coding sequence ATGGACAAGTTGATATTAAAAGTACTAATTCTTTTTACAGTGGTTTTTCTTCTGTCATGCACACCAATGACAGATAATACCCCACCAAGTGTCTCGATAACATCACCGACAAATAATTCATATGTCTCAGGAACGATAAGTGTGGTTGTTGATGCAACCGATGCAAATGGGATAAGCAAAGTAGAGTTTTATGTGAACACGACAAAGGTATCAGAGAAAACAACAGCACCGTACACATTCAATTTGAACACAACCAGCTATAGTGATGGGCAATACACATTGAAGGCAGTCGCATACGATAGGGCAGGTAATACAAAGGAAGCAAGTGTATCAGTAAAAATAGACAATACCCCACCAAGTGTCTCGATAACATCACCGACAAATAATTCATATGTCTCAGGAACGATAAGTGTGACTGCTGATGCAACTGATGCAAATGGGATAAGTAAAGTAGAGTTTTATGTGAACACGACAAAGGTATCAGAGAAAACAACAGCACCATACACATTCAATTTGAACACAACTGGCTACAGTGATGGACAATACACATTGAAGGCAGTTGCATACGACGGCTCAGGAAAATCAAGTGAAACAAGTATAACAGTTAAGGTAGATAACACTCCGCCAAGTGTTTCGATAACAGCACCAGAAAATAACGCAGACCTCTCGGGAACAATGAGCGTAAATGTAGATGCAAGTGATGGAAATGGAATAAGTAAAGTAGAACTCTATTTGAACACATCAAAGCTAGGAGAAAAAACGACAGCACCTTACACTTTCAATCTGAACACGACTAACTACAATGATGGACAATACACATTGAAGGCAATTGCATGTGATAACGCAGGGAACAAAAAGGAAGCAAGTATATCTATCAGAATAGATAATCTGGCACCGAGTGTGTCAATAACATCACCAGAGAACAATGCATATGTATCAGGAACAATAGACGTGAATGTAGACGCAAGCGATGGAAATGGAATAAGCAAAGCAGAACTCTATTTGAACACAACAAAGCTAGGAGAAAAAACGACAGCACCTTACACTTTTAGTTTGAACACAACCACCTACAGCGATGGACAATACACATTGAAGGCAATTGCATACGATAACGTAGGAAAACAAAATGAAACAAGTCTGACAATTACAATAGACAACAAAGCGCCAAGTGTATCAATAACATCACCAACAAACAATGAACTTCTATCAGGAACGATAAATGTGACCGTTGATGCACATGATGAAAACGGAATAAGTAGAGTAGAGCTTTATTTGAATGAGACAAAAATAGCGGAAAAAACAAGCATGCCGTACACATTTAGCGTAGATACAGTAAAGTATCCAAGAGGAAAATACACACTCAAAGCAGTTGCCTATGACGTTGCCGCTAACAGTGAAATAGCACAGGTGGTCATTTACATCGCAAATGAACCAGAAGGGACACCGAAATGGGAATTCAAAACATCAGGCGATGTAAAAGGCTGCCCAGCAATAGGATCGGATGGAACAATTTACGTCGGAAGTTATGATAACTATTTGTATGCAATAAACCCTGATGGAACACAAAAGTGGAAATTCAAAACTGGTGGATATGTTTACTCCTCACCAGCGATAGGACCTGACGGAACAATTTATGTGGGAAGTTATGATAAATATCTGTATGCAATAAACCCTGACGGAACACAAAAGTGGAAGTTCGAAACTGGTTTTCCTATTTATTCGTCACCTGCGATAGGACCGGATGGAACAATTTACGTTGGGAGCAATGATGATTACTTGTATGCAATAAACCCTGATGGAACAGAAAAGTGGAAATTCGAAACTGGTTTGGGTATTTATTATTCCTCACCAGCGATTGGATCTGATGGAACAATTTATGTGGGAAGTGCCGATGACCACCTCTACGCAATAAATCAGAACGGGACGCAAAAGTGGAAATACAAAACTGGCGGAGACGTACTGTCATCTCCAGCAATAGGGGCGGATGGAACAATTTATATGGTAAGTAGTGATGGCTATCTGTATGCCATAAATCCCAACGGAGCACTAAAGTGGAAGTTGAAAATTGCTTCTTATATTTCTTCTTATTATGTTTCATCTTCGCCAGCAATCGGACCAGATGGAACAATATATGTTGGAAGTAGGGATCATAACCTGTATGCTATAAATCCAGATGGCACAGAGAAATGGAAGTTCTCAACTGGTTCGTCTATTTATTCATCCCCAGCAGTAGGATTTGATGGTGGAGCAATTTATGTGGGAAGTGATGATGACTATTTGTATGCAATAAACCCTGATGGAACAGAAAAGTGGAAGGTCAAAACTGGTTACAATGTTTCCTCCTCCCCAACAATAGGGCCCGATGGTATCGTTTACGTAGGAAGTGATGACGATTATCTACACGCAATCTACGTCAAACCATTTGTTGGATTAGCAGATAGTCCATGGCCGAAGTTTAGAAGGAATTTGAAAAATACTGGTAATGTGTCCGATAGTTTGCAGTAA
- a CDS encoding Gfo/Idh/MocA family protein gives MNGKKLKMVLVGCGRIGSSKHVEAIVKNSDTIEATAVCDVVLEKAEKCAQSIEEKAGYKPRVYKKYEDIINNEEIDFVAIATESGYHYQISMDFLKSGINVLVEKPMALSTKHMDEMIRTAREKHLKFGVCFQNRFNPPIVELRKKIESGAFGRINYGVAAIRWNRDKNYYEQAPWRGTWHLDGGSLMNQCTHNIDLLQWMLGGEIDEVYGVIRNFQHPYIEAEDFGGAIVKFKDGKVGIIEGTSTIYPKNLEETLSIFGEKGTVVIGGLAVNKIQVWKFPEEEGHPFMNLPDPDTVYGFGHVPLYRDFYEAIVYNREPKIPGEEGRKAVEIVLAIYKSAMENKPVKFPFEFDSTQMKGWRDQYVVRG, from the coding sequence ATGAACGGCAAGAAGTTGAAGATGGTACTTGTTGGGTGTGGAAGGATTGGTAGTTCCAAACATGTAGAAGCGATAGTAAAGAATTCTGATACTATAGAAGCCACTGCAGTTTGCGATGTTGTTTTGGAAAAAGCTGAGAAATGTGCCCAAAGTATAGAGGAGAAGGCTGGGTACAAACCGAGAGTGTACAAGAAATACGAAGATATAATAAATAACGAAGAGATAGATTTTGTTGCAATTGCAACAGAGAGCGGTTATCATTACCAGATTTCGATGGATTTTCTGAAAAGTGGTATAAACGTGTTAGTTGAAAAACCAATGGCACTTTCAACAAAGCATATGGATGAAATGATTCGTACAGCAAGAGAAAAGCATTTAAAATTTGGAGTATGTTTCCAAAATAGGTTTAATCCTCCTATTGTGGAGCTAAGAAAGAAAATAGAAAGTGGTGCTTTTGGTAGAATCAATTACGGAGTTGCAGCCATCAGATGGAATAGGGACAAGAATTACTATGAGCAAGCTCCATGGAGAGGAACGTGGCACCTTGATGGCGGTTCCCTGATGAATCAGTGCACGCACAACATCGACTTGCTCCAGTGGATGCTCGGCGGGGAGATTGACGAAGTGTACGGAGTGATCCGCAATTTCCAGCATCCGTACATCGAGGCGGAAGACTTCGGTGGTGCAATTGTTAAATTCAAAGATGGTAAGGTTGGTATCATCGAAGGTACATCGACGATTTACCCAAAGAATTTAGAAGAGACACTTTCTATATTCGGTGAAAAAGGTACGGTTGTGATAGGCGGGCTTGCGGTTAACAAAATTCAAGTTTGGAAATTCCCTGAAGAAGAAGGTCATCCGTTTATGAACTTACCTGACCCTGACACTGTCTACGGTTTTGGTCACGTGCCACTTTACAGAGATTTCTACGAAGCTATTGTGTACAATAGAGAGCCTAAGATTCCCGGAGAAGAAGGAAGGAAAGCCGTTGAGATAGTGCTTGCGATTTATAAATCTGCCATGGAGAACAAACCTGTCAAATTTCCATTCGAGTTCGATTCAACTCAAATGAAAGGATGGAGAGACCAATATGTTGTGCGTGGTTAA
- a CDS encoding leucine-rich repeat domain-containing protein: protein MRRIGVISTIVFLIAILFFSCVEKPIVKKKVNVAVNVSIAENGGTKSLEKNLNAFEDDIDKVYLKVLNTAGELIYSAETTEKHNISFNFTLDFEGNYLFKVEAKRVDGTVVFEGQTLQEVSYDQNNVVQINAYFRNGTLRTKVRIADEIWNKYDVHWASLKVFRSPHYSDPSALIEGIDLTFESSEKITDFTLYPSIYDVEFTIFLRAKEVNTDPQEWTNEDSPVVVSVQVSPSKVKSIEITVYYKTGIRVVVTTSNVDVPYIPGVKNLKAVWHRSRSELSLEWEYEENACFFIYKEMDDYYKYIGYTTNKNFTISNFTQNEYEKTSEIAVNAVLNEKESGFAVIPKENFEIDNEGIIEFRDKNLEDAIRETLEIPPEKPVTKADMEQLHVLAAYSRNISNLSGLEYAVNLLQLDLCNNQITDLTPLSGLTSLAWLCISSNQIYDISPLSNLLSLESLILSGNGIANIEPLANLSHLQNLDLSFNYVNDISPLSNLTNLDSLDLSHNLIEDISALVANPGLGSGDYVDIRNNLLDLSPDSTDNDMYNIIILQSRGVYVLYE from the coding sequence ATGAGAAGAATTGGTGTGATATCCACAATAGTTTTTCTAATCGCAATATTATTCTTCTCATGTGTAGAAAAACCTATCGTTAAAAAGAAGGTTAATGTAGCAGTAAATGTATCAATTGCCGAGAACGGTGGAACAAAGTCCCTGGAAAAGAATCTGAATGCGTTCGAAGATGATATTGATAAAGTATACCTTAAAGTTCTGAACACAGCAGGTGAACTAATCTATTCAGCCGAGACAACAGAGAAGCACAATATATCATTCAACTTCACACTTGATTTTGAAGGCAATTACTTGTTCAAGGTCGAGGCAAAACGTGTCGATGGAACTGTTGTTTTCGAAGGTCAAACCCTCCAAGAAGTCAGCTATGACCAAAATAACGTTGTTCAAATTAATGCATACTTCAGAAATGGAACATTGAGAACAAAAGTAAGGATAGCAGATGAGATATGGAACAAATACGATGTCCACTGGGCGTCACTCAAAGTTTTTAGGTCTCCACATTATTCAGACCCGTCTGCCCTCATTGAAGGAATTGATTTGACATTCGAATCGTCTGAAAAAATCACTGACTTCACTCTTTATCCTTCCATATACGACGTGGAATTTACCATTTTCTTGAGAGCTAAAGAAGTAAATACAGACCCACAAGAGTGGACAAATGAAGATAGTCCAGTGGTTGTCTCTGTGCAAGTTTCGCCGTCTAAAGTCAAGAGTATTGAGATAACGGTCTATTATAAAACCGGTATCAGAGTAGTCGTGACAACATCAAATGTTGATGTGCCATACATTCCAGGTGTAAAGAACTTAAAGGCTGTATGGCACAGAAGTAGAAGCGAATTGAGTCTTGAATGGGAATATGAGGAAAATGCATGTTTTTTCATCTATAAGGAGATGGACGATTACTACAAATATATTGGATATACTACTAATAAGAATTTCACAATTTCTAACTTCACACAAAATGAGTACGAAAAAACAAGTGAAATAGCTGTCAATGCTGTTTTGAACGAAAAAGAAAGTGGCTTCGCAGTTATTCCAAAGGAAAACTTTGAAATAGACAACGAAGGAATAATAGAATTTCGTGATAAAAATCTTGAAGATGCAATAAGAGAAACTTTAGAAATACCACCAGAAAAGCCTGTGACAAAGGCGGATATGGAACAATTACATGTGCTAGCAGCATATTCGCGGAACATAAGTAACCTATCTGGGCTTGAATACGCAGTGAACCTACTACAGTTAGACCTTTGTAACAACCAAATAACTGACTTGACACCTTTATCAGGTCTTACCTCTTTGGCATGGTTATGCATTTCTAGTAATCAGATATATGATATAAGTCCGCTGTCCAACCTTTTAAGCCTTGAAAGTTTAATCCTTTCTGGAAACGGCATAGCCAATATAGAACCGTTAGCTAACCTTTCTCATTTGCAAAACTTGGATCTTAGTTTCAACTACGTTAACGATATTTCCCCGTTAAGCAATCTAACCAACTTAGATTCCTTAGATCTGTCGCACAACTTAATTGAAGATATATCAGCATTGGTAGCCAATCCTGGACTGGGCAGTGGAGATTATGTAGATATTAGAAATAATCTCCTCGACTTATCACCAGATTCAACGGACAATGATATGTATAACATTATAATATTGCAGTCAAGAGGAGTGTATGTATTATATGAATAA
- a CDS encoding LCP family protein, whose protein sequence is MKNVLYVFVIFIGIAAALFVSTIWIEMFLRIFFIPTEDPVNILVLGLDKDIGGTRRTDVILVASIDLEKKKMLLSSIPRDLMIDGKKINAYYQSEGLEKFKKRIEQLTGMSINRYFIVDYDIFKFLGDELGPIEIFVDRPMHYKDVAQNLEIDFSPGYYKMKGKELLAYLRFRKTAEGDIGRLDKQRVIIEKLAQKALQKNVFALTELYKEVKKRTEFNIEIGEVVYILSKVKNGFQIESVPFPFYIGEDGNLYIDESKIEQYRASFTTGEKKLEEKYRFYVINNTKDRTIKFGGKIENLFSSKGYKPNNIFYEGVDVNIEKNTVLILRKNEGLKKYIDKLIEDVFPQTKFEVVYVEDRIDYVSKYLSIIGELTKSGKKVVFPIDFIIVLKSDLQI, encoded by the coding sequence ATGAAAAATGTACTCTACGTGTTCGTAATATTCATAGGAATAGCTGCTGCACTTTTCGTATCAACGATCTGGATAGAGATGTTCCTGAGGATATTTTTCATACCGACGGAGGACCCCGTCAATATTCTCGTTTTGGGATTAGATAAAGACATTGGTGGGACAAGGCGTACCGATGTTATACTTGTCGCAAGCATAGATCTTGAAAAAAAGAAAATGCTGCTCTCCAGTATCCCGAGGGATTTGATGATAGATGGTAAAAAAATCAATGCCTATTACCAGTCAGAAGGGCTTGAGAAATTTAAGAAAAGGATCGAACAGCTTACAGGTATGAGTATAAATAGGTACTTCATAGTAGATTATGATATCTTCAAATTCCTTGGTGACGAACTCGGACCAATCGAGATTTTTGTCGACAGACCAATGCATTACAAAGATGTTGCTCAGAATTTGGAAATCGACTTCTCACCTGGTTATTACAAAATGAAAGGAAAAGAACTGCTTGCGTACTTACGTTTTCGAAAAACTGCAGAAGGTGACATAGGAAGGTTGGACAAACAGAGGGTCATAATAGAAAAGTTAGCCCAAAAAGCTCTGCAAAAAAACGTCTTCGCGCTAACTGAATTGTATAAAGAGGTAAAAAAGCGGACGGAGTTCAACATAGAAATAGGTGAGGTTGTTTACATCCTTTCGAAAGTAAAGAATGGCTTCCAAATTGAAAGTGTTCCATTTCCGTTTTACATAGGTGAAGATGGTAACTTGTACATCGACGAATCTAAGATAGAACAGTATCGTGCAAGCTTCACAACAGGTGAGAAAAAATTAGAAGAAAAGTACAGGTTCTACGTTATAAACAATACAAAAGACAGAACGATAAAATTCGGAGGCAAAATTGAGAATCTTTTTTCTTCAAAAGGGTACAAACCCAACAATATATTTTACGAAGGTGTAGATGTAAACATCGAGAAAAATACGGTGTTGATACTTCGAAAAAACGAAGGACTTAAAAAGTACATCGACAAACTAATCGAGGATGTCTTTCCACAAACCAAGTTCGAAGTTGTTTACGTCGAAGATAGAATTGATTACGTATCTAAGTACCTTTCTATCATAGGTGAGTTAACCAAGAGTGGTAAGAAAGTTGTCTTCCCCATAGACTTCATAATAGTGCTAAAAAGCGACTTGCAAATTTAA